The following are from one region of the Coffea eugenioides isolate CCC68of chromosome 2, Ceug_1.0, whole genome shotgun sequence genome:
- the LOC113760768 gene encoding protein CURVATURE THYLAKOID 1B, chloroplastic — MASTTTSTPLSLSASSTLIEAKASRQPSNPASQCVTLPALAPPLQSQCRAAKTTAYCRKIARNVVAMATGEAPSEVAATELPEIVKTIQEAWDKVEDKYAVSSLALALLVALCGSTGLVSAIDRLPLIPGVLELVGIGYTTYFVYKNLVFKPDREALVKKIKDTYEDIIGTS; from the exons ATGGCCTCAACTACCACTTCCACCCCACTTTCTCTCTCCGCTTCTTCCACCCTCATCGAAGCCAAGGCTTCTCGCCAGCCATCAAATCCGGCATCCCAATGTGTGACCTTACCCGCACTGGCTCCGCCTCTTCAGTCTCAATGTCGCGCTGCAAAGACAACTGCCTATT GCAGAAAGATTGCCCGGAATGTTGTGGCTATGGCTACCGGAGAGGCACCATCTGAGGTTGCAGCCACTGAGCTTCCGGAAATTGTCAAAACAATCCAAGAAGCT TGGGACAAGGTTGAAGACAAGTATGCTGTCAGTTCTCTGGCGTTAGCTCTCCTTGTTGCGCTTTGCGGATCCACTGGATTGGTTTCG GCAATTGACAGGCTTCCATTGATTCCCGGTGTACTTGAGCTTGTGGGCATCGGTTACACTACT TATTTCGTGTACAAAAACCTCGTTTTTAAGCCAGACAG GGAAGCCCTGGTTAAAAAGATCAAAGACACCTACGAGGACATAATTGGGACCAGCTGA